The Eublepharis macularius isolate TG4126 chromosome 3, MPM_Emac_v1.0, whole genome shotgun sequence genome has a window encoding:
- the KCTD21 gene encoding BTB/POZ domain-containing protein KCTD21 encodes MSEPITLNVGGKLYTTSLSTLTSFPDSMLGAMFSGKMPTKRDSQGNCFIDRDGKVFRYILNFLRTSHLDLPEDFQEMGLLRREADFYQVQPLIEALQEKEVELSKAEKNAMLNITLDQRTQTVHFTVREAPQIYSLSSSNMEVFSAHIFSTSSLFLKLLGSKLYYCFNGNLSSISSYLQDPYHVTLDWVASVEGLPEEEYTRQNLKRLWVLPAKKQINTFQVFVEEVLKIAMSDGFCVDSSHPHSSDFMNNKIIRLIRYK; translated from the coding sequence ATGTCGGAGCCCATAACGCTCAACGTTGGTGGGAAGCTGTACACCACTTCGCTATCCACCTTGACCAGTTTTCCTGACTCGATGTTGGGTGCCAtgttcagtgggaaaatgccgaCCAAGAGGGACAGCCAAGGGAACTGCTTCATCGACAGGGACGGAAAGGTTTTCCGATACATCCTCAACTTCCTGAGGACCTCTCACCTGGATCTACCAGAGGACTTCCAAGAAATGGGCCTCCTTCGACGAGAAGCGGATTTTTACCAGGTCCAGCCGTTGATCGAAGCCTTGCAGGAGAAGGAGGTGGAGCTCTCGAAAGCCGAGAAAAACGCTATGCTCAACATCACCTTAGATCAAAGGACTCAGACAGTTCACTTCACGGTCCGGGAAGCTCCGCAGATCTACAGCTTGTCCTCGTCCAACATGGAAGTGTTCAGTGCCCACATCTTCAGCACCTCCAGTTTGTTCTTGAAGCTCCTGGGCTCCAAACTGTACTACTGTTTCAATGGCAACCTGTCGTCTATATCTAGTTATCTGCAGGATCCTTACCACGTCACCTTGGACTGGGTGGCTAGTGTGGAAGGCCTACCCGAGGAGGAGTACACAAGGCAGAACTTAAAGAGGTTGTGGGTCCTGCCGGCGAAGAAGCAAATTAACACTTTCCAGGTATTTGTGGAGGAGGTCTTGAAAATCGCCATGAGCGACGGGTTTTGCGTCGACTCCTCTCACCCGCATTCCTCGGATTTCATGAACAATAAGATTATCCGTCTCATTCGGTATAAGTAG